Proteins from one Oncorhynchus masou masou isolate Uvic2021 chromosome 12, UVic_Omas_1.1, whole genome shotgun sequence genomic window:
- the LOC135550598 gene encoding zinc finger protein 711-like isoform X2, producing the protein MDHGGGVLNFQMQDSKMPHTMIMQDFGMAHIDGDHIVVSVPEAVLVSDVTDEEGIMFEHDLGSEVVEGPDICCSDDPDGIIMTESVLGAEVAIEDVLDSDHHHHVLTTDLIEESDRVPDQVFEIVTEEVMVSNCNSETYVEEQEEIEDSAVTIQEPDDDAGESVSEDYLMISLDDVGEKLDMEDTPLKMGSEVMEDGSKEGDYDSECIKVYIFKAEADDDIGGTEIVAESDFHNGHAVLETGGIGKLSREKMVYMAVKDPSQEDSEINCTEMADEVYMEVIVGEEDAPAIQDSLDDSSHNKTFGTVAWAAAYGNSLDSRLENKTNTGSHYLKISDSLSTSRALKQKIKKKKKGETRQCQTAVIIGPDGQPLTVYPCHICGKKFRSRGFLKIHMKNHPDHIFKKKYQCTDCDFTTNKKVNFHNHLEGHKLIVKSDRVPEFTEVTRRYCVESPLSSNKLILRDQEPKLHHCKYCDYETAEQGLLNRHLLAVHSKSFAHVCVECAKGFRHPSELKKHMRTHTGEKPYHCQHCEFCCADQSNLKTHIKSKHGAELPFKCGHCPQAFSDERELQKHMEIFQGHKTHQCPHCEHKSTNSSDLKRHIISVHTKDFPHKCDVCEKGFHRPSELKKHTETHKGARLHQCRHCDFKTPDPFILSRHILSVHTKDLPFKCKRCRRGFRHQLELKKHMKTHSGRKVYQCQYCEYSSSDASGFKRHVISIHTKDYPHRCDYCTKGFRRPSEKSQHIARHHKDFLM; encoded by the exons ATGGACCACGGTGGAGGGGTCTTGAACTTTCAGATGCAAGACTCAAAGATGCCACACACAATGATAATGCAGGATTTTG GTATGGCCCACATTGACGGTGATCACATTGTGGTTTCTGTGCCAGAGGCGGTGCTGGTGTCAGATGTGACTGACGAGGAGGGAATCATGTTTGAGCATGACCTGGGGTCAGAGGTTGTAGAGGGGCCAGACATCTGCTGCAGCGATGATCCTGACGGCATAATCATGACTGAGTCGGTCCTGGGGGCCGAGGTCGCCATTGAGGACGTGCTGGATTCTGACCACCATCACCATGTGCTGACAACAGATCTCATAGAGGAATCTGATAGGGTTCCTGACCAGGTGTTTGAAATTGTCACGGAGGAGGTCATGGTCTCCAACTGCAACTCAGAGACGTAtgtggaggagcaggaggagattGAAGACTCTGCAGTCACCATCCAGGAGCCGGACGACGATGCTGGAGAGAGCGTCTCCGAGGACTACCTGATGATCTCCT TGGACGATGTTGGGGAGAAGTTGGACATGGAGGACACGCCCCTGAAGATGGGTTCTGAGGTGATGGAGGATGGCTCCAAAGAGGGTGACTATGACTCTGAGTGCATCAAAGTCTACATCTTCAAGGCAGAGGCTGATGATGATATAG GTGGCACAGAGATTGTAGCTGAGAGCGACTTCCACAACGGTCACGCAGTGCTGGAGACTGGGGGCATTGGCAAGCTGTCTCGAGAGAAGATGGTCTACATGGCAGTGAAAGACCCATCGCAGGAGGATTCAGAGATCA ACTGCACTGAGATGGCAGATGAGGTGTACATGGAGGTGATAGTGGGAGAGGAGGATgcccctgccatccaggactcaCTGGATGACTCCAGCCACAATAAGACCTTCGGCACTGTAGCCTGGGCTGCAGCTTATG GTAACAGTTTGGACTCCAGGCTGGAGAACAAGACCAACACAGGGTCACATTACCTGAAGATCAGCGACAGCCTGAGTACAAGTAGAGCTCTCAAACAGAAGATCAAGaaaaagaaaaagggagagaCACGTCAGTGTCAGACAG CTGTGATCATTGGTCCAGAtggccagcctctgactgtgtaCCCCTGCCACATCTGCGGGAAGAAGTTCAGATCGCGAGGCTTCCTGAAGATCCACATGAAGAACCACCCCGATCACATCTTCAAGAAGAAGTACCAGTGCACAGACTGCGATTTCACCACCAACAAGAAGGTCAACTTCCACAACCACCTGGAGGGCCATAAGCTCATAGTGAAGAGTGACCGGGTCCCAGAGTTCACGGAGGTCACAAGGCGTTACTGTGTGGAGAGCCCACTCAGCTCCAATAAGCTCATCCTACGTGACCAGGAGCCCAAGCTGCACCACTGTAAGTACTGTGACTATGAGACAGCCGAGCAGGGCCTTCTCAACCGCCACTTGCTGGCTGTCCACAGCAAGAGCTTtgcccatgtgtgtgtggagtgtgctAAAGGTTTCCGCCACCCCTCTGAGCTCAAAAAGCACATGAGGACCCACACGGGTGAGAAGCCCTATCACTGCCAGCACTGTGAGTTCTGCTGTGCCGACCAGTCTAACCTGAAGACCCATATAAAGAGCAAGCACGGAGCGGAGCTGCCCTTCAAGTGTGGCCACTGTCCCCAGGCCTTCTCTGACGAGCGGGAGCTGCAGAAGCACATGGAGATTTTCCAGGGCCACAAGACGCACCAATGCCCGCACTGCGAGCATAAGAGCACCAACTCCAGCGACCTGAAGCGCCACATCATCTCCGTGCACACCAAGGACTTCCCTCACAAGTGTGACGTGTGTGAGAAGGGCTTCCACCGGCCTTCGGAGCTGAAAAAACACACAGAGACTCACAAAGGTGCCAGGCTGCACCAATGCCGCCACTGTGACTTTAAGACCCCAGACCCCTTCATACTCAGTCGCCACATCCTGTCCGTCCACACCAAAGACTTGCCCTTCAAGTGCAAGCGCTGTCGACGGGGCTTCAGGCACCAGCTGGAACTGAAGAAGCACATGAAGACCCACAGTGGGCGGAAAGTGTACCAGTGCCAGTACTGTGAGTACAGCTCCTCGGACGCTTCGGGTTTCAAACGGCACGTCATATCCATCCACACCAAGGACTATCCCCACCGCTGTGACTACTGCACTAAAGGCTTCCGTAGGCCCTCTGAAAAGAGCCAGCACATTGCACGGCATCACAAGGATTTTTTAATGTAA
- the LOC135550598 gene encoding zinc finger protein 711-like isoform X1, protein MDHGGGVLNFQMQDSKMPHTMIMQDFGKSIPSMQRTNSPWPFVYLIVSVCSNCEQFLLISPVAGMAHIDGDHIVVSVPEAVLVSDVTDEEGIMFEHDLGSEVVEGPDICCSDDPDGIIMTESVLGAEVAIEDVLDSDHHHHVLTTDLIEESDRVPDQVFEIVTEEVMVSNCNSETYVEEQEEIEDSAVTIQEPDDDAGESVSEDYLMISLDDVGEKLDMEDTPLKMGSEVMEDGSKEGDYDSECIKVYIFKAEADDDIGGTEIVAESDFHNGHAVLETGGIGKLSREKMVYMAVKDPSQEDSEINCTEMADEVYMEVIVGEEDAPAIQDSLDDSSHNKTFGTVAWAAAYGNSLDSRLENKTNTGSHYLKISDSLSTSRALKQKIKKKKKGETRQCQTAVIIGPDGQPLTVYPCHICGKKFRSRGFLKIHMKNHPDHIFKKKYQCTDCDFTTNKKVNFHNHLEGHKLIVKSDRVPEFTEVTRRYCVESPLSSNKLILRDQEPKLHHCKYCDYETAEQGLLNRHLLAVHSKSFAHVCVECAKGFRHPSELKKHMRTHTGEKPYHCQHCEFCCADQSNLKTHIKSKHGAELPFKCGHCPQAFSDERELQKHMEIFQGHKTHQCPHCEHKSTNSSDLKRHIISVHTKDFPHKCDVCEKGFHRPSELKKHTETHKGARLHQCRHCDFKTPDPFILSRHILSVHTKDLPFKCKRCRRGFRHQLELKKHMKTHSGRKVYQCQYCEYSSSDASGFKRHVISIHTKDYPHRCDYCTKGFRRPSEKSQHIARHHKDFLM, encoded by the exons ATGGACCACGGTGGAGGGGTCTTGAACTTTCAGATGCAAGACTCAAAGATGCCACACACAATGATAATGCAGGATTTTGGTAAGTCCATTCCATCAATGCAGAGAACTAATAGTCCATGGCCTTTTGTTTAtttgattgtgtctgtgtgctcgAACTGTGAACAGTTCCTCCTGATTTCCCCGGTGGCAGGTATGGCCCACATTGACGGTGATCACATTGTGGTTTCTGTGCCAGAGGCGGTGCTGGTGTCAGATGTGACTGACGAGGAGGGAATCATGTTTGAGCATGACCTGGGGTCAGAGGTTGTAGAGGGGCCAGACATCTGCTGCAGCGATGATCCTGACGGCATAATCATGACTGAGTCGGTCCTGGGGGCCGAGGTCGCCATTGAGGACGTGCTGGATTCTGACCACCATCACCATGTGCTGACAACAGATCTCATAGAGGAATCTGATAGGGTTCCTGACCAGGTGTTTGAAATTGTCACGGAGGAGGTCATGGTCTCCAACTGCAACTCAGAGACGTAtgtggaggagcaggaggagattGAAGACTCTGCAGTCACCATCCAGGAGCCGGACGACGATGCTGGAGAGAGCGTCTCCGAGGACTACCTGATGATCTCCT TGGACGATGTTGGGGAGAAGTTGGACATGGAGGACACGCCCCTGAAGATGGGTTCTGAGGTGATGGAGGATGGCTCCAAAGAGGGTGACTATGACTCTGAGTGCATCAAAGTCTACATCTTCAAGGCAGAGGCTGATGATGATATAG GTGGCACAGAGATTGTAGCTGAGAGCGACTTCCACAACGGTCACGCAGTGCTGGAGACTGGGGGCATTGGCAAGCTGTCTCGAGAGAAGATGGTCTACATGGCAGTGAAAGACCCATCGCAGGAGGATTCAGAGATCA ACTGCACTGAGATGGCAGATGAGGTGTACATGGAGGTGATAGTGGGAGAGGAGGATgcccctgccatccaggactcaCTGGATGACTCCAGCCACAATAAGACCTTCGGCACTGTAGCCTGGGCTGCAGCTTATG GTAACAGTTTGGACTCCAGGCTGGAGAACAAGACCAACACAGGGTCACATTACCTGAAGATCAGCGACAGCCTGAGTACAAGTAGAGCTCTCAAACAGAAGATCAAGaaaaagaaaaagggagagaCACGTCAGTGTCAGACAG CTGTGATCATTGGTCCAGAtggccagcctctgactgtgtaCCCCTGCCACATCTGCGGGAAGAAGTTCAGATCGCGAGGCTTCCTGAAGATCCACATGAAGAACCACCCCGATCACATCTTCAAGAAGAAGTACCAGTGCACAGACTGCGATTTCACCACCAACAAGAAGGTCAACTTCCACAACCACCTGGAGGGCCATAAGCTCATAGTGAAGAGTGACCGGGTCCCAGAGTTCACGGAGGTCACAAGGCGTTACTGTGTGGAGAGCCCACTCAGCTCCAATAAGCTCATCCTACGTGACCAGGAGCCCAAGCTGCACCACTGTAAGTACTGTGACTATGAGACAGCCGAGCAGGGCCTTCTCAACCGCCACTTGCTGGCTGTCCACAGCAAGAGCTTtgcccatgtgtgtgtggagtgtgctAAAGGTTTCCGCCACCCCTCTGAGCTCAAAAAGCACATGAGGACCCACACGGGTGAGAAGCCCTATCACTGCCAGCACTGTGAGTTCTGCTGTGCCGACCAGTCTAACCTGAAGACCCATATAAAGAGCAAGCACGGAGCGGAGCTGCCCTTCAAGTGTGGCCACTGTCCCCAGGCCTTCTCTGACGAGCGGGAGCTGCAGAAGCACATGGAGATTTTCCAGGGCCACAAGACGCACCAATGCCCGCACTGCGAGCATAAGAGCACCAACTCCAGCGACCTGAAGCGCCACATCATCTCCGTGCACACCAAGGACTTCCCTCACAAGTGTGACGTGTGTGAGAAGGGCTTCCACCGGCCTTCGGAGCTGAAAAAACACACAGAGACTCACAAAGGTGCCAGGCTGCACCAATGCCGCCACTGTGACTTTAAGACCCCAGACCCCTTCATACTCAGTCGCCACATCCTGTCCGTCCACACCAAAGACTTGCCCTTCAAGTGCAAGCGCTGTCGACGGGGCTTCAGGCACCAGCTGGAACTGAAGAAGCACATGAAGACCCACAGTGGGCGGAAAGTGTACCAGTGCCAGTACTGTGAGTACAGCTCCTCGGACGCTTCGGGTTTCAAACGGCACGTCATATCCATCCACACCAAGGACTATCCCCACCGCTGTGACTACTGCACTAAAGGCTTCCGTAGGCCCTCTGAAAAGAGCCAGCACATTGCACGGCATCACAAGGATTTTTTAATGTAA
- the LOC135550598 gene encoding zinc finger protein 711-like isoform X3, protein MDHGGGVLNFQMQDSKMPHTMIMQDFEAVLVSDVTDEEGIMFEHDLGSEVVEGPDICCSDDPDGIIMTESVLGAEVAIEDVLDSDHHHHVLTTDLIEESDRVPDQVFEIVTEEVMVSNCNSETYVEEQEEIEDSAVTIQEPDDDAGESVSEDYLMISLDDVGEKLDMEDTPLKMGSEVMEDGSKEGDYDSECIKVYIFKAEADDDIGGTEIVAESDFHNGHAVLETGGIGKLSREKMVYMAVKDPSQEDSEINCTEMADEVYMEVIVGEEDAPAIQDSLDDSSHNKTFGTVAWAAAYGNSLDSRLENKTNTGSHYLKISDSLSTSRALKQKIKKKKKGETRQCQTAVIIGPDGQPLTVYPCHICGKKFRSRGFLKIHMKNHPDHIFKKKYQCTDCDFTTNKKVNFHNHLEGHKLIVKSDRVPEFTEVTRRYCVESPLSSNKLILRDQEPKLHHCKYCDYETAEQGLLNRHLLAVHSKSFAHVCVECAKGFRHPSELKKHMRTHTGEKPYHCQHCEFCCADQSNLKTHIKSKHGAELPFKCGHCPQAFSDERELQKHMEIFQGHKTHQCPHCEHKSTNSSDLKRHIISVHTKDFPHKCDVCEKGFHRPSELKKHTETHKGARLHQCRHCDFKTPDPFILSRHILSVHTKDLPFKCKRCRRGFRHQLELKKHMKTHSGRKVYQCQYCEYSSSDASGFKRHVISIHTKDYPHRCDYCTKGFRRPSEKSQHIARHHKDFLM, encoded by the exons ATGGACCACGGTGGAGGGGTCTTGAACTTTCAGATGCAAGACTCAAAGATGCCACACACAATGATAATGCAGGATTTTG AGGCGGTGCTGGTGTCAGATGTGACTGACGAGGAGGGAATCATGTTTGAGCATGACCTGGGGTCAGAGGTTGTAGAGGGGCCAGACATCTGCTGCAGCGATGATCCTGACGGCATAATCATGACTGAGTCGGTCCTGGGGGCCGAGGTCGCCATTGAGGACGTGCTGGATTCTGACCACCATCACCATGTGCTGACAACAGATCTCATAGAGGAATCTGATAGGGTTCCTGACCAGGTGTTTGAAATTGTCACGGAGGAGGTCATGGTCTCCAACTGCAACTCAGAGACGTAtgtggaggagcaggaggagattGAAGACTCTGCAGTCACCATCCAGGAGCCGGACGACGATGCTGGAGAGAGCGTCTCCGAGGACTACCTGATGATCTCCT TGGACGATGTTGGGGAGAAGTTGGACATGGAGGACACGCCCCTGAAGATGGGTTCTGAGGTGATGGAGGATGGCTCCAAAGAGGGTGACTATGACTCTGAGTGCATCAAAGTCTACATCTTCAAGGCAGAGGCTGATGATGATATAG GTGGCACAGAGATTGTAGCTGAGAGCGACTTCCACAACGGTCACGCAGTGCTGGAGACTGGGGGCATTGGCAAGCTGTCTCGAGAGAAGATGGTCTACATGGCAGTGAAAGACCCATCGCAGGAGGATTCAGAGATCA ACTGCACTGAGATGGCAGATGAGGTGTACATGGAGGTGATAGTGGGAGAGGAGGATgcccctgccatccaggactcaCTGGATGACTCCAGCCACAATAAGACCTTCGGCACTGTAGCCTGGGCTGCAGCTTATG GTAACAGTTTGGACTCCAGGCTGGAGAACAAGACCAACACAGGGTCACATTACCTGAAGATCAGCGACAGCCTGAGTACAAGTAGAGCTCTCAAACAGAAGATCAAGaaaaagaaaaagggagagaCACGTCAGTGTCAGACAG CTGTGATCATTGGTCCAGAtggccagcctctgactgtgtaCCCCTGCCACATCTGCGGGAAGAAGTTCAGATCGCGAGGCTTCCTGAAGATCCACATGAAGAACCACCCCGATCACATCTTCAAGAAGAAGTACCAGTGCACAGACTGCGATTTCACCACCAACAAGAAGGTCAACTTCCACAACCACCTGGAGGGCCATAAGCTCATAGTGAAGAGTGACCGGGTCCCAGAGTTCACGGAGGTCACAAGGCGTTACTGTGTGGAGAGCCCACTCAGCTCCAATAAGCTCATCCTACGTGACCAGGAGCCCAAGCTGCACCACTGTAAGTACTGTGACTATGAGACAGCCGAGCAGGGCCTTCTCAACCGCCACTTGCTGGCTGTCCACAGCAAGAGCTTtgcccatgtgtgtgtggagtgtgctAAAGGTTTCCGCCACCCCTCTGAGCTCAAAAAGCACATGAGGACCCACACGGGTGAGAAGCCCTATCACTGCCAGCACTGTGAGTTCTGCTGTGCCGACCAGTCTAACCTGAAGACCCATATAAAGAGCAAGCACGGAGCGGAGCTGCCCTTCAAGTGTGGCCACTGTCCCCAGGCCTTCTCTGACGAGCGGGAGCTGCAGAAGCACATGGAGATTTTCCAGGGCCACAAGACGCACCAATGCCCGCACTGCGAGCATAAGAGCACCAACTCCAGCGACCTGAAGCGCCACATCATCTCCGTGCACACCAAGGACTTCCCTCACAAGTGTGACGTGTGTGAGAAGGGCTTCCACCGGCCTTCGGAGCTGAAAAAACACACAGAGACTCACAAAGGTGCCAGGCTGCACCAATGCCGCCACTGTGACTTTAAGACCCCAGACCCCTTCATACTCAGTCGCCACATCCTGTCCGTCCACACCAAAGACTTGCCCTTCAAGTGCAAGCGCTGTCGACGGGGCTTCAGGCACCAGCTGGAACTGAAGAAGCACATGAAGACCCACAGTGGGCGGAAAGTGTACCAGTGCCAGTACTGTGAGTACAGCTCCTCGGACGCTTCGGGTTTCAAACGGCACGTCATATCCATCCACACCAAGGACTATCCCCACCGCTGTGACTACTGCACTAAAGGCTTCCGTAGGCCCTCTGAAAAGAGCCAGCACATTGCACGGCATCACAAGGATTTTTTAATGTAA
- the LOC135550598 gene encoding zinc finger protein 711-like isoform X4: MAHIDGDHIVVSVPEAVLVSDVTDEEGIMFEHDLGSEVVEGPDICCSDDPDGIIMTESVLGAEVAIEDVLDSDHHHHVLTTDLIEESDRVPDQVFEIVTEEVMVSNCNSETYVEEQEEIEDSAVTIQEPDDDAGESVSEDYLMISLDDVGEKLDMEDTPLKMGSEVMEDGSKEGDYDSECIKVYIFKAEADDDIGGTEIVAESDFHNGHAVLETGGIGKLSREKMVYMAVKDPSQEDSEINCTEMADEVYMEVIVGEEDAPAIQDSLDDSSHNKTFGTVAWAAAYGNSLDSRLENKTNTGSHYLKISDSLSTSRALKQKIKKKKKGETRQCQTAVIIGPDGQPLTVYPCHICGKKFRSRGFLKIHMKNHPDHIFKKKYQCTDCDFTTNKKVNFHNHLEGHKLIVKSDRVPEFTEVTRRYCVESPLSSNKLILRDQEPKLHHCKYCDYETAEQGLLNRHLLAVHSKSFAHVCVECAKGFRHPSELKKHMRTHTGEKPYHCQHCEFCCADQSNLKTHIKSKHGAELPFKCGHCPQAFSDERELQKHMEIFQGHKTHQCPHCEHKSTNSSDLKRHIISVHTKDFPHKCDVCEKGFHRPSELKKHTETHKGARLHQCRHCDFKTPDPFILSRHILSVHTKDLPFKCKRCRRGFRHQLELKKHMKTHSGRKVYQCQYCEYSSSDASGFKRHVISIHTKDYPHRCDYCTKGFRRPSEKSQHIARHHKDFLM, from the exons ATGGCCCACATTGACGGTGATCACATTGTGGTTTCTGTGCCAGAGGCGGTGCTGGTGTCAGATGTGACTGACGAGGAGGGAATCATGTTTGAGCATGACCTGGGGTCAGAGGTTGTAGAGGGGCCAGACATCTGCTGCAGCGATGATCCTGACGGCATAATCATGACTGAGTCGGTCCTGGGGGCCGAGGTCGCCATTGAGGACGTGCTGGATTCTGACCACCATCACCATGTGCTGACAACAGATCTCATAGAGGAATCTGATAGGGTTCCTGACCAGGTGTTTGAAATTGTCACGGAGGAGGTCATGGTCTCCAACTGCAACTCAGAGACGTAtgtggaggagcaggaggagattGAAGACTCTGCAGTCACCATCCAGGAGCCGGACGACGATGCTGGAGAGAGCGTCTCCGAGGACTACCTGATGATCTCCT TGGACGATGTTGGGGAGAAGTTGGACATGGAGGACACGCCCCTGAAGATGGGTTCTGAGGTGATGGAGGATGGCTCCAAAGAGGGTGACTATGACTCTGAGTGCATCAAAGTCTACATCTTCAAGGCAGAGGCTGATGATGATATAG GTGGCACAGAGATTGTAGCTGAGAGCGACTTCCACAACGGTCACGCAGTGCTGGAGACTGGGGGCATTGGCAAGCTGTCTCGAGAGAAGATGGTCTACATGGCAGTGAAAGACCCATCGCAGGAGGATTCAGAGATCA ACTGCACTGAGATGGCAGATGAGGTGTACATGGAGGTGATAGTGGGAGAGGAGGATgcccctgccatccaggactcaCTGGATGACTCCAGCCACAATAAGACCTTCGGCACTGTAGCCTGGGCTGCAGCTTATG GTAACAGTTTGGACTCCAGGCTGGAGAACAAGACCAACACAGGGTCACATTACCTGAAGATCAGCGACAGCCTGAGTACAAGTAGAGCTCTCAAACAGAAGATCAAGaaaaagaaaaagggagagaCACGTCAGTGTCAGACAG CTGTGATCATTGGTCCAGAtggccagcctctgactgtgtaCCCCTGCCACATCTGCGGGAAGAAGTTCAGATCGCGAGGCTTCCTGAAGATCCACATGAAGAACCACCCCGATCACATCTTCAAGAAGAAGTACCAGTGCACAGACTGCGATTTCACCACCAACAAGAAGGTCAACTTCCACAACCACCTGGAGGGCCATAAGCTCATAGTGAAGAGTGACCGGGTCCCAGAGTTCACGGAGGTCACAAGGCGTTACTGTGTGGAGAGCCCACTCAGCTCCAATAAGCTCATCCTACGTGACCAGGAGCCCAAGCTGCACCACTGTAAGTACTGTGACTATGAGACAGCCGAGCAGGGCCTTCTCAACCGCCACTTGCTGGCTGTCCACAGCAAGAGCTTtgcccatgtgtgtgtggagtgtgctAAAGGTTTCCGCCACCCCTCTGAGCTCAAAAAGCACATGAGGACCCACACGGGTGAGAAGCCCTATCACTGCCAGCACTGTGAGTTCTGCTGTGCCGACCAGTCTAACCTGAAGACCCATATAAAGAGCAAGCACGGAGCGGAGCTGCCCTTCAAGTGTGGCCACTGTCCCCAGGCCTTCTCTGACGAGCGGGAGCTGCAGAAGCACATGGAGATTTTCCAGGGCCACAAGACGCACCAATGCCCGCACTGCGAGCATAAGAGCACCAACTCCAGCGACCTGAAGCGCCACATCATCTCCGTGCACACCAAGGACTTCCCTCACAAGTGTGACGTGTGTGAGAAGGGCTTCCACCGGCCTTCGGAGCTGAAAAAACACACAGAGACTCACAAAGGTGCCAGGCTGCACCAATGCCGCCACTGTGACTTTAAGACCCCAGACCCCTTCATACTCAGTCGCCACATCCTGTCCGTCCACACCAAAGACTTGCCCTTCAAGTGCAAGCGCTGTCGACGGGGCTTCAGGCACCAGCTGGAACTGAAGAAGCACATGAAGACCCACAGTGGGCGGAAAGTGTACCAGTGCCAGTACTGTGAGTACAGCTCCTCGGACGCTTCGGGTTTCAAACGGCACGTCATATCCATCCACACCAAGGACTATCCCCACCGCTGTGACTACTGCACTAAAGGCTTCCGTAGGCCCTCTGAAAAGAGCCAGCACATTGCACGGCATCACAAGGATTTTTTAATGTAA
- the LOC135550599 gene encoding SLAIN motif-containing protein-like, with translation MKQDIAALELVEVRKLHELVRRLEIQNESLTERRRNINTKNQALSGVLISCPSSLEENLNCCDLPDPEPAEVNSGDGISPPPLESPRDTLVRQDGHVYDGCYTHLPHSDMLEETHRQGCMGSEELVVRDTEKRAEHSSLELVDLLDLEECCEVENEVSWLYESPKKGASAERSDESPIKWCRQVLDNPSPETEVACRTLINILDQKTRWSSIFSSRYHRRPVAFPDTGHTCMGSPSPRYQRSTDRSQQTNKPNSSDGNDAILPPSMDENEPSFSDDSITMGYRLQDLTDVQIMARMQEESLRQDYASIPAAPTPFRGPGASMLSPSNYSYSDLEFDKYSLEDTVAYTPPPSQLPHYRRSPLGQSPRAIAQPGYSSQLPRPPSQATTQSKLFKIAKSREGLRSSMSNQDSPPRTSLRSLQAVRNSRNLEANGQLLTDHPTSRLTYPIAGSTRSPPGESSVRLRSGGRSSSVSAKTLNSSDPPATGAARQSLRESFQALSRGLPRAQSLIPSGLRIPCPSKDFSVGGYLSSHVYTSPERSTTMAWGRLGQPANTHR, from the exons ATGAAGCAGGACATTGCTGCACTGGAGCTGGTAGAAGTTCGAAAGTTACATGAATTAGTGAGGAGACTAGAAATTCAAAATGAATCTCTAACGGAGAGGCGAAGAAATATCAACACCAAAAACCAGGCTCTCTCTGGTGTGCTTATCAGCTGTCCCTCTTCACTGGAGGAAAATCTAAATTGTTGTGATTTGCCAGACCCTGAACCAGCAGAGGTCAACAGTGGGGATGGTATATCTCCACCTCCTCTTGAAAGCCCCAGAGATACACTAGTGAGGCAGGATGGACACGTATATGATGGCTGTTATACACACTTGCCCCACAGTGACATGTTGGAGGAGACACACAGGCAGGGATGCATGGGGTCAGAGGAGCTGGTGGTCAGGGACACAGAGAAAAGAGCAGAGCACTCTTCTCTGGAGCTAGTGGACCTCCTGGACCTAGAGGAGTGTTGTGAGGTGGAGAATGAAGTGAGCTG GTTATATGAGTCACCCAAGAAAGGGGCATCTGCTGAGAGAAGTGATGAGTCCCCTATAAAGTGGTGCAGACAGGTCCTGGACAACCCCAGCCCTGAAACAGAGGTGGCATGTCGCACACTAATTAATATCCTGGACCAAA AGACGAGATGGAGTAGTATCTTTAGCAGTCGCTACCACAGACGTCCTGTAGCCTTCCCTGACACTGGCCATACCTGCATGGGCTCACCTTCCCCTCGGTACCAGAGATCAACTGACAGAAGTCAACAAACCAACAAACCTAACAGCTCAG ATGGCAATGATGCCATTTTACCACCATCAATGGACGAGAATGAGCCGAGTTTCTCAGATGACTCCATCACCATGGGCTACAGGCTGCAGGACCTCACTGATGTCCAGATCATGGCTCGCATGCAGGAAGAGA GTTTACGACAGGACTATGCCTCCATCCCTGCTGCCCCCACACCTTTCAGGGGTCCTGGTGCATCCATGCTGTCACCTTCTAATTATAGCTACAGTGATCTGGAGTTCGACAAGTATAGCCTGGAGGACACAGTCGCATACACACCGCCTCCCAGCCAGCTGCCCCACTACCGCCGTTCCCCATTGGGCCAGTCACCCAGAGCCATAGCCCAGCCTGGTTACAGCAGCCAGCTGCCAAGGCCTCCCAGTCAAGCGACCACTCAATCTAAGCTGTTTAAGATTGCAAAGAGCAGAG AGGGTCTGAGAAGCAGCATGTCCAACCAGGAttcacctccacgcaccagcctcCGCTCTCTCCAGGCAGTAAGGAACAGCCGCAACCTGGAGGCCAACGGCCAGCTCCTCACAGACCACCCCACCTCCCGCCTCACCTACCCTATAGCAGGTTCAACCAGATCTCCACCAG GTGAGTCTTCAGTCAGGCTTAGGAGTGGTGGCCGATCTTCATCCGTTTCTGCCAAAACCTTGAACTCCAGTGACCCCCCTGCAACTGGAGCAGCACGGCAGTCCCTGAGAGAATCATTTCAGGCCTTGTCTAGAGGGCTGCCGAGAGCCCAGTCCCTCATCCCCTCTGGTTTGAGGATCCCCTGTCCCAGTAAGGACTTTTCAGTTGGAGGGTACCTATCAAGTCATGTCTATACCTCCCCTGAGAGGTCGACTACCATGGCTTGGGGCAGACTGGGGCAGCCTGCCAATACCCATAGGTAA